In the genome of Fimbriimonadia bacterium, one region contains:
- a CDS encoding carbohydrate ABC transporter permease, which translates to MTLHSALIPVTSLFLVFALWLTGWAGIGCRGIIGRWSWVFLVFGSMGVVLVTAALGVLVSSPPGEPARFGYSIHTQGKSYAILVAVGSLMLLGTLFGALFAGMRSRRGLHATRGAARDSLLHIVLTAGLVVFGIPFAWLVVTSFKEDVDMAKVPPVWVPRVQQYVQIEGRRAALVTGEYRGTKFKGAAVREFADGRRTIQILEPERLAGTRFTARTGDTENVREVGLKWENYARAVRSLPEETVYGTVYVFNTLLLVALNMAGTLLSSSIVGYAFARLRFPGRDAIFLMLLATLMLPGAVTMLPVFLIFRSLGWVDTLYPLWVPSLFGSAFNIFLLRQFFLTVPMELEEAARIDGCGYVQTYWSIMLPQVRPALAAVAIWTFTGTWNNFMGPLIYINSPERMPVSYALQLFQSAHGGDPGALMAATTMVMLPVVLVFFFAQRYFIEGVTLTGMGGR; encoded by the coding sequence ATGACGCTCCACAGCGCCCTTATACCCGTAACCTCGCTGTTCCTCGTGTTCGCTCTTTGGTTGACGGGGTGGGCCGGCATCGGGTGTAGGGGAATTATCGGCCGATGGAGTTGGGTGTTCCTCGTCTTCGGGTCGATGGGAGTCGTGCTGGTGACAGCGGCGCTAGGGGTATTAGTATCATCGCCGCCAGGCGAGCCTGCTCGGTTCGGATACTCGATCCACACACAAGGAAAGAGCTACGCGATCCTCGTGGCGGTCGGTTCGTTGATGCTGTTAGGCACACTCTTCGGCGCACTCTTTGCGGGCATGAGGTCGCGCAGGGGCTTGCATGCGACCCGGGGCGCTGCGAGAGACAGCCTGCTGCATATCGTACTCACGGCCGGTTTGGTAGTCTTCGGTATCCCCTTCGCATGGCTGGTCGTTACGTCGTTCAAGGAAGACGTGGACATGGCGAAAGTACCCCCGGTGTGGGTGCCTCGCGTTCAGCAGTACGTACAGATCGAGGGACGCCGGGCGGCGCTCGTAACAGGCGAGTACCGGGGTACGAAGTTCAAGGGCGCAGCGGTCCGTGAGTTTGCGGACGGACGTCGTACCATCCAGATTCTCGAGCCGGAAAGGCTTGCGGGAACGCGATTCACTGCGCGCACCGGAGACACCGAGAACGTTCGCGAAGTGGGCTTGAAGTGGGAGAACTACGCTCGCGCGGTTCGCAGCCTGCCAGAGGAGACCGTATACGGCACCGTGTACGTGTTCAACACACTTCTCCTAGTTGCGTTGAACATGGCAGGTACATTGCTTTCCAGCTCCATCGTGGGCTATGCCTTCGCACGACTGCGCTTTCCAGGACGGGATGCCATCTTTCTCATGTTACTGGCGACGCTGATGTTGCCGGGGGCAGTGACTATGCTACCCGTGTTCCTCATCTTCCGTTCGCTCGGATGGGTGGATACGCTGTATCCGCTATGGGTGCCATCGCTGTTCGGTTCGGCGTTCAACATCTTCCTGCTACGGCAGTTCTTCCTAACCGTGCCTATGGAGTTGGAGGAGGCCGCGAGGATTGATGGGTGCGGCTACGTACAGACGTACTGGTCTATCATGCTGCCACAGGTGCGGCCCGCGCTGGCAGCCGTAGCCATCTGGACGTTCACGGGGACGTGGAACAACTTCATGGGGCCGCTGATCTACATCAACTCACCGGAGCGAATGCCCGTCTCCTATGCGCTGCAGCTCTTCCAGAGTGCCCACGGAGGGGACCCTGGCGCTCTCATGGCTGCTACTACCATGGTCATGCTACCGGTCGTGCTGGTGTTCTTCTTTGCTCAGCGATACTTCATCGAGGGTGTTACCCTCACGGGCATGGGGGGGCGGTAG
- a CDS encoding 7-carboxy-7-deazaguanine synthase QueE → MSRPLVLQEVFSSIQGEGLLVGVRQVFVRLFGCHLDCVYCDTPETKSVLQPKGFLPPRFRIEDPPGSQTFRSEANPVEPEAVRDLIVDLDRRFGPHHSIAITGGEPLLQAEGLVDLFPLLRERGLRVYLETAGDLVRQLSRVVLWVDWIAADIKLPSVSHDTDLFERHDAFLEVACASRAQVFAKCVVAADTQEEDLERAAELCMRHTVTLILQPVTSVAPEQKPPGAGQLLAWAVHLSRHGADVRVIPQLHKVLGYL, encoded by the coding sequence ATGAGCCGCCCGCTCGTTCTGCAGGAGGTATTCTCCTCCATCCAGGGCGAGGGGCTGTTGGTCGGCGTGCGCCAGGTCTTCGTCCGGCTGTTCGGATGCCACTTGGACTGCGTGTACTGCGACACCCCGGAGACCAAGTCGGTGCTTCAGCCTAAGGGCTTCCTGCCGCCCCGCTTCCGCATCGAAGACCCGCCGGGATCGCAGACGTTTCGTTCGGAGGCCAACCCGGTAGAGCCGGAAGCCGTACGCGACTTGATAGTGGACCTCGACCGGCGGTTTGGACCGCACCACTCGATCGCCATCACGGGGGGCGAGCCGCTGCTCCAGGCCGAAGGGCTGGTGGATCTTTTCCCCCTACTGCGCGAGCGCGGGCTGCGTGTGTATCTGGAGACGGCGGGCGATCTCGTGCGGCAACTCTCGCGCGTGGTGCTATGGGTGGACTGGATCGCCGCGGATATCAAGCTGCCCTCGGTCTCGCATGACACCGACCTTTTCGAGCGGCACGATGCCTTCTTGGAGGTCGCGTGTGCGTCGCGCGCGCAGGTGTTCGCAAAGTGCGTGGTGGCGGCCGACACGCAGGAAGAGGATCTCGAGCGGGCTGCGGAGCTGTGTATGCGGCACACGGTGACGCTGATTCTGCAACCGGTGACATCGGTAGCGCCCGAGCAGAAGCCCCCCGGTGCTGGCCAACTGCTCGCGTGGGCTGTACACCTCTCCCGCCACGGCGCAGACGTCCGCGTCATCCCCCAGTTGCACAAGGTGCTGGGCTACCTGTAG
- a CDS encoding 6-carboxytetrahydropterin synthase, with the protein MSTMYTLRVRTQFEAAHCIPDHPGACSRLHGHRYEVEAEFTGRELDGLGMVVDFGDLKRALAEVVPDHSYLNDVLPGPTTAEAIAEWLFGRLAERGLPVSAVTVWETADCACRYSPQ; encoded by the coding sequence ATATCCACGATGTACACGCTCCGTGTAAGGACGCAGTTCGAGGCCGCGCACTGCATTCCGGATCACCCGGGCGCCTGCAGTCGGTTGCACGGCCACCGATACGAGGTCGAAGCCGAGTTTACGGGTCGGGAGCTGGATGGTCTCGGCATGGTGGTGGACTTCGGCGACCTCAAACGTGCCCTCGCGGAAGTCGTCCCCGATCATAGCTACCTCAACGATGTGCTTCCGGGGCCCACTACCGCCGAGGCAATCGCTGAGTGGCTGTTCGGCAGGCTGGCCGAGCGAGGCTTGCCGGTGAGCGCGGTTACCGTGTGGGAGACCGCCGACTGCGCCTGCCGATATTCTCCCCAATGA
- a CDS encoding TOBE domain-containing protein, with translation MEKQGKLSRSEAAAALGVTPKTLYMWERTGKIPAPERDWRNWRWYSPEQVAVIRAELLGPKVVVEPELPLALEVSTRNRLMGTVKQVNVDKTIAEVTLILDGGQEMAALIPAASARRMGLQPGSRVLAFVRETDVMLGT, from the coding sequence ATGGAGAAGCAAGGCAAGCTCAGCCGTTCGGAAGCCGCCGCGGCGCTCGGGGTGACCCCGAAGACGCTCTACATGTGGGAGCGCACGGGCAAAATCCCCGCGCCAGAACGCGACTGGCGCAACTGGCGCTGGTATTCGCCCGAGCAGGTCGCGGTCATCCGCGCCGAGCTTCTCGGACCGAAGGTGGTCGTCGAGCCAGAGCTCCCGCTAGCCCTGGAGGTAAGCACGCGCAACCGCCTGATGGGAACGGTGAAGCAGGTCAACGTAGACAAGACCATCGCCGAAGTCACGCTGATACTCGATGGCGGACAGGAGATGGCCGCTCTCATTCCAGCAGCCTCCGCCCGGCGCATGGGATTGCAGCCCGGTTCCCGTGTGCTCGCGTTCGTCCGCGAGACGGACGTCATGCTCGGCACCTGA
- a CDS encoding (Fe-S)-binding protein, translating into MDAPTRTEFLHIPPGGQLLFYALSALVVLTMVFCIWRRMRLWMQGKPTPYSLRPDWARLRAILRDVVLQRKVTRSRKTFGAPMHLLLFSGFVILLIGTTLLAIHHWAPEGLKFHRGTYYLVYEVTLDVFGVVLLVGLLGAIGRRYFAKPKSLGREPSDLWLLGSLLAITVTGFLVEGGRIELEPKQYDIYSPVGLGVSLWMDWIDPVSYQVLWWVHASLVFGFLASLPFTRIRHIVYALFSTYMAPARAMGALAPVSMEEVEKTGKVGAIEWRDYDRYQLASLDACMECGRCTDVCPATGVGKTLDPQRIVQDLRHIVGNGKPVAEALTEEALWDCTTCNACVRECPVNIRHVDIIVDARRSLVAEGRFAGTGANMLRQLGSTMNAWGSSGTDREAWMEGLDVPLVRDTPEFDVLLWVGCAGAVDRGAQKTNRALVKLLKQAGVRFACLGNEEVCTGDPARRLGEEFLFQTMAEANIQTFEQRGVKRILTTCPHCYNTFANEYPQFGGEFEVEHHTQFLARLVAEGKLTLPRVDRKVAWHDPCYVSRVNRDPHSARKVLRPMLDGSLQMPRSKGFDTLCCGAGGGRMWMEEPAERRPGNRRAEQLLATGADTIAVGCPFCRIMLGDSLAALRPDGDVRIVDLAEMVVGEEQS; encoded by the coding sequence ATGGATGCACCGACTCGAACCGAGTTCCTTCACATTCCACCTGGCGGACAACTGCTTTTCTACGCCCTATCCGCCTTGGTGGTGCTGACGATGGTTTTCTGCATCTGGCGGCGGATGCGCCTCTGGATGCAGGGGAAGCCGACGCCATACTCGCTGCGGCCGGATTGGGCGCGGTTGCGTGCCATTCTGCGCGACGTGGTGCTGCAGCGAAAGGTGACGCGCTCACGCAAGACGTTCGGCGCGCCCATGCACTTGCTGCTATTCAGCGGCTTCGTGATCCTGCTGATCGGCACCACGTTGCTTGCTATTCACCACTGGGCCCCTGAGGGACTGAAGTTTCACCGCGGCACCTACTACCTAGTGTACGAGGTAACGCTGGACGTCTTCGGGGTGGTATTGCTCGTCGGGCTGTTAGGAGCTATCGGGAGGCGGTACTTCGCCAAGCCGAAGTCGCTAGGCAGGGAGCCATCGGACCTATGGCTGCTAGGTTCGCTGCTGGCGATCACTGTGACGGGGTTCCTCGTCGAAGGCGGACGCATCGAATTGGAGCCGAAGCAGTACGACATCTACTCCCCCGTAGGATTGGGCGTGTCCCTGTGGATGGACTGGATCGATCCAGTATCTTACCAGGTGCTATGGTGGGTGCATGCGAGCCTGGTGTTCGGATTCCTAGCTTCTCTTCCCTTCACGCGCATTCGTCACATAGTGTACGCACTCTTCTCCACCTACATGGCGCCGGCACGGGCGATGGGTGCCCTAGCGCCTGTTTCGATGGAGGAGGTCGAGAAGACGGGCAAGGTGGGCGCGATCGAATGGCGCGATTATGATAGGTATCAACTCGCCTCACTGGATGCTTGTATGGAGTGTGGTCGCTGTACAGATGTGTGTCCTGCCACGGGAGTGGGCAAGACACTCGACCCGCAGCGCATCGTGCAAGACCTACGGCACATCGTGGGTAACGGCAAGCCGGTCGCCGAAGCGCTGACCGAGGAGGCTCTGTGGGACTGCACGACTTGCAACGCATGTGTTCGTGAATGCCCTGTCAACATCCGGCACGTGGATATCATCGTGGACGCCCGGCGGTCGCTGGTAGCGGAGGGCAGGTTCGCGGGGACGGGTGCGAACATGCTACGGCAGTTAGGATCCACCATGAACGCATGGGGTTCGTCAGGCACCGATCGCGAAGCGTGGATGGAGGGCTTGGACGTGCCGCTGGTGCGTGACACTCCGGAGTTCGACGTGCTGCTGTGGGTGGGATGTGCGGGTGCCGTGGACAGGGGCGCTCAGAAGACGAACCGGGCACTCGTGAAACTGCTGAAACAGGCAGGTGTTAGGTTTGCTTGTTTGGGAAACGAGGAGGTGTGCACGGGCGACCCTGCACGCAGGTTGGGCGAGGAGTTCTTGTTCCAAACGATGGCAGAGGCGAACATCCAGACTTTCGAGCAGCGTGGCGTGAAGCGAATTCTCACTACGTGCCCGCACTGCTATAACACCTTTGCCAACGAGTATCCGCAGTTCGGTGGGGAGTTCGAGGTGGAGCACCACACGCAGTTTCTTGCGCGATTGGTAGCGGAGGGCAAGTTGACTCTGCCGCGAGTAGATCGCAAGGTGGCATGGCACGATCCGTGTTATGTTTCGCGCGTGAATCGGGACCCGCATTCGGCGCGCAAAGTGCTACGGCCCATGTTAGACGGCTCCCTGCAGATGCCGCGGTCGAAAGGCTTCGACACCCTGTGCTGCGGCGCTGGCGGCGGGCGGATGTGGATGGAGGAACCCGCGGAGCGCCGTCCGGGGAACCGACGCGCAGAGCAGCTGCTGGCGACAGGTGCCGATACCATCGCGGTCGGCTGCCCCTTCTGTCGCATTATGTTAGGTGACAGCCTGGCGGCTCTTCGGCCTGACGGGGACGTCCGAATCGTTGACCTGGCGGAGATGGTGGTGGGGGAAGAGCAATCCTGA
- the xylB gene encoding xylulokinase, with product MSELFLGIDVGTSGLKALAVDRDGKVLGRGLAEYPLHIPMPLWAEQDPDDWWAAAATAVHAALREVGGGGDVCAVGLTGQMHGSVFLDADGRVIRPAILWCDQRTEAECHEIEERVPNLVQITCNPALTGFTAPKVLWLRNHEPTNYARVHRVLLPKDFLRYRLTGVAAAEVSDASGTSLFDVPKRTWSGEVLDRLEIPREWMAPVAESAEVTARVSSEGARHIGVPEGTPVVGGGGDQAAGAVGVGTVRMGIVSTAIGTSGVVFTTLDSPEVDPALSAHTFCHAVPSKWHVMGVMLAAGGSLRWYRDTFCDAEKKLAVEQGRDPYDLISEQAATAPTGSEGLIFLPYLTGERTPHKDPAARGVFFGVTLSHTRAHFARAVMEGVAFGLRDSYGLLENMGASIGEVRASGGGARSDIWLQILADVTDRPHVRVAVDEGPAYGAALLAGVGVSAWPTVEAACDATVRTSDGFRPNAERHAVYESRYRLFRNLYQDLKARFRE from the coding sequence ATGAGTGAGCTGTTTCTGGGGATAGACGTCGGCACCTCGGGGCTGAAGGCGCTGGCCGTGGACCGAGACGGGAAAGTGCTCGGGCGGGGCCTCGCGGAGTACCCATTGCACATCCCGATGCCGTTGTGGGCCGAGCAGGACCCGGACGATTGGTGGGCCGCAGCAGCCACCGCCGTACACGCCGCGCTGCGCGAAGTAGGCGGGGGCGGCGATGTCTGCGCAGTAGGTCTGACCGGGCAGATGCATGGGTCGGTGTTTCTGGACGCAGACGGGCGAGTGATTCGCCCTGCCATTCTCTGGTGCGACCAGCGCACGGAAGCCGAGTGCCACGAGATCGAAGAGCGGGTACCTAACCTGGTTCAGATCACCTGCAACCCTGCCCTAACAGGCTTCACCGCGCCGAAGGTGTTATGGTTGCGTAATCACGAGCCCACGAACTATGCCCGCGTACACCGTGTGCTGCTACCGAAGGACTTCCTGCGATATCGGCTGACAGGTGTTGCAGCCGCAGAGGTGTCGGACGCATCCGGTACCAGCCTATTCGACGTGCCGAAGCGCACCTGGTCCGGTGAAGTACTGGATCGTTTGGAGATACCCAGAGAGTGGATGGCGCCGGTTGCCGAGTCGGCGGAAGTCACAGCGCGCGTATCGTCGGAGGGCGCGCGGCACATCGGAGTGCCGGAAGGCACGCCGGTGGTAGGTGGAGGAGGCGATCAGGCTGCGGGAGCAGTCGGCGTCGGAACCGTACGAATGGGAATTGTATCCACAGCGATAGGCACCAGCGGGGTGGTATTCACTACGCTGGATTCGCCCGAGGTGGACCCTGCGTTGAGCGCGCACACCTTCTGCCATGCGGTGCCAAGCAAGTGGCACGTGATGGGTGTTATGCTCGCCGCCGGAGGCAGTCTTCGGTGGTACCGCGACACCTTCTGCGATGCGGAGAAGAAACTCGCGGTGGAACAGGGCCGCGACCCTTACGACCTGATCTCGGAGCAGGCTGCGACTGCCCCCACCGGATCCGAAGGGCTCATTTTCCTTCCCTATCTGACTGGCGAGCGCACCCCGCACAAAGACCCTGCGGCGCGAGGGGTGTTCTTCGGTGTCACACTCAGTCACACCCGTGCGCACTTCGCTCGCGCTGTCATGGAGGGCGTGGCTTTCGGCCTGCGTGACTCCTATGGCCTGCTGGAGAACATGGGGGCGAGCATCGGTGAGGTGCGTGCATCCGGCGGTGGGGCGCGGAGCGATATCTGGCTGCAGATACTCGCCGACGTGACCGACCGACCACATGTGCGAGTAGCAGTAGATGAAGGACCCGCCTACGGCGCGGCGCTACTAGCAGGCGTAGGAGTGAGTGCATGGCCCACTGTGGAAGCCGCTTGCGACGCTACGGTCCGAACCTCGGATGGCTTCCGACCGAATGCGGAGAGGCATGCGGTGTATGAGAGCCGCTATCGTCTCTTCCGCAATCTCTACCAAGACCTGAAGGCGCGGTTCCGCGAATGA